One Buteo buteo chromosome 5, bButBut1.hap1.1, whole genome shotgun sequence DNA window includes the following coding sequences:
- the CHD5 gene encoding chromodomain-helicase-DNA-binding protein 5 isoform X1: MRGPAGAGRELPDDAENEEDVSEEDDGVLEGLDEFFAEEQVAVQKKKKSKKLKDGKAAKIKRRKKEGSNDEMSDNDEGIEEKSESEGSDYSPNKKKKKKLKDKKEKKPKRKKKDEEEDDNEDGVLKEPKSSAQLMEEWGLDDVDYIFSEEDYHTLTNYKAFSQFLRPLIAKKNPKIPMSKMMTVLGAKWREFSANNPFKGSSAAAAAAAVAAAVETVTVAPPLAASPQQSALPTVIRKAKTKEGKGPGVRKKIKGSKDGKKKGKGKKMAGLKFRFGGIPSKRKKGSSSEEEEREESDFDSASINSSSVRSECSAGLGKRGKRRRKKKRIEEGDGYETDHQDYCEVCQQGGEIILCDTCPRAYHLVCLDPELEKAPEGKWSCPHCEKEGIQWEPKEEEEEEEEGGEEEEDDHMEFCRVCKDGGELLCCDTCPSSYHLHCLNPPLPEIPNGEWLCPRCTCPPLKGKVQRILHWAWKEPPATPLPPVLPTPDAELALPAPKVLEGIPEREFFVKWAGLSYWHCSWVKELQLELYHTVMYRNYQRKNDMDEPPAFDYGSGDEDSQREKRKNKDPQYAKMEERFYRYGIKPEWMMIHRILNHSFDKKGDIHYLIKWKDLPYDQCTWEIDEIDIPYYENLKLLYWNHRELMLGEDTRPLKKLNKKGKKLKEEKLEKPPETPLVDPTVKFDKQPWYIDATGGTLHPYQLEGLNWLRFSWAQGTDTILADEMGLGKTVQTIVFLYSLYKEGHSKGPYLVSAPLSTIINWEREFEMWAPDFYVVTYTGDKESRSVIRENEFSFEDNAIRSGKKVFRMKKEAQIKFHVLLTSYELITIDQAVLGSIEWACLVVDEAHRLKNNQSKFFRVLNSYKIDYKLLLTGTPLQNNLEELFHLLNFLTPERFNNLEGFLEEFADISKEDQIKKLHDLLGPHMLRRLKADVFKNMPAKTELIVRVELSQMQKKYYKFILTRNFEALNSKGGGNQVSLLNIMMDLKKCCNHPYLFPVAAVEAPVLPNGSYDGNSLVKSSGKLMLLQKMLKKLRDGGHRVLIFSQMTKMLDLLEDFLEYEGYKYERIDGGITGGLRQEAIDRFNAPGAQQFCFLLSTRAGGLGINLATADTVIIYDSDWNPHNDIQAFSRAHRIGQNKKVMIYRFVTRASVEERITQVAKRKMMLTHLVVRPGLGSKSGSMTKQELDDILKFGTEELFKDDVEGMVSQGQRITMPDAVTPFSDTLSTKGGAVTPGMKKKHGGTPPGDNKDVDDSSVIHYDDAAISKLLDRNQDATDDTELQNMNEYLSSFKVAQYVVREEDGVEEVEREIIKQEENVDPDYWEKLLRHHYEQQQEDLARNLGKGKRIRKQVNYNDASQEDQEWQDELSDNQSEYSIGSEDEDEDFEERPEGQSGRRQSRRQLKSDRDKPLPPLLARVGGNIEVLGFNARQRKAFLNAIMRWGMPPQDAFNSHWLVRDLRGKSEKEFRAYVSLFMRHLCEPGADGAETFADGVPREGLSRQHVLTRIGVMSLVRKKVQEFEHVNGKYSTPDLILEGPESKKSSEIVSSGPNTPIPASPAHMHTGSVALADKIETQLGFQEEKEQVEQKSRKVSDSQVPVSAEKAESEEHTESCDSKEKPRVEKQEESEKTEPSPEPLVKDEGIQEKEKPLEKPELNSSPGKGEDKEVKPAEDAKAEEKEQSEAQQNGDREEEEDGKKDDRNMNFRFMFNIADGGFTELHTLWQNEERAAISSGKIYDIWHRRHDYWLLAGIVTHGYARWQDIQNDPRYVILNEPFKSEIHKGNYLEMKNKFLARRFKLLEQALVIEEQLRRAAYLNMTQDPSHPAMALNARLAEVECLAESHQHLSKESLAGNKPANAVLHKVLNQLEELLSDMKADVTRLPSMLSRIPPVAARLQMSERSILSRLATRGGDPAVQQGSFGSSQIYNNNFGPNFRGPGPGGIVNYSQMPLGPYVTDI; the protein is encoded by the exons atgcgggggccggcgggggccggccGGGAGCTGCCGGACGACGCGGAGAACGAGGAGGACGTCTCGG AAGAAGATGATGGGGTGCTGGAAGGACTCGATGAGTTTTTCGCAGAAGAGCAAGTcgctgtgcagaaaaaaaagaaatccaagaaGCTGAAAGATGGCAAAGCTGCCAAAatcaagaggaggaagaaggag GGGAGCAATGATGAAATGTCAGACAATGATGAGGGGATCGAGGAGAAGTCTGAGAGTGAAGGGAGTGACTATTCCCCcaacaaaaagaagaagaaaaaactgaaggacaagaaggagaaaaagccaAAACGGAAGaagaaggatgaagaggaggatgaCAACGAGGATGGAGTTCTAAAG GAGCCCAAGAGCTCAGCCCAGCTGATGGAAGAATGGGGCCTCGATGACGTAGATTACATCTTCTCAGAAGAAGATTATCATACTCTGACTAATTACAAGGCTTTCAGCCAGTTCCTCAG GCCTCTGATCGCCAAGAAGAACCCCAAGATCCCCATGTCCAAGATGATGACCGTGCTTGGTGCCAAGTGGCGAGAGTTCAGTGCCAACAACCCATTCAagggcagctcagcagcagcggcagcagcggctgttgctgcagctgtggagaCGGTCACCGTCGCTCCACCGCTTGCCGCCAGCCCACAGCAGTCTGCCTTGCCCACTGTCATCAGGAAGGCTAAGACCAAGGAGGGCAAGG GTCCAGGAGTGCGGAAGAAAATCAAGGGCTCCAAAGAcgggaagaaaaaagggaaggggaaaaagatgGCAGGCTTGAAATTCCGGTTTGGAGGAATCcccagcaaaaggaaaaagggctCCTCT agcGAAGAGGAGGAACGGGAGGAATCCGACTTTGACAGTGCCAGCATCAACAGCTCCTCAGTGCGCTCCGAGTGCTCAGCTggcctggggaagagagggaagaggaggagaaagaaaaagagga TCGAAGAAGGGGATGGGTACGAGACAGACCACCAGGACTACTGCGAGGTGtgccagcagggaggagagatCATCCTGTGTGACACCTGTCCTCGCGCCTACCACCTCGTCTGCCTGGACCCTGAGCTGGAGAAGGCCCCCGAGGGCAAGTGGAGCTGCCCCCACTGC gagaAGGAGGGCATCCAGTGGGAGCcgaaagaggaggaggaggaggaagaggaaggtggcGAGGAGGAAGAGGACGACCATATGGAGTTCTGCCGGGTCTGTAAGGATGgaggggagctgctgtgctgcgACACGTGCCCATCCTCCTACCACCTCCACTGCCTGAACCCGCCGCTGCCAGAAATACCAAACGGTGAATGGCTCTGCCCTCGCTGTACA TGCCCTCCCTTGAAGGGCAAAGTCCAACGCATCCTGCACTGGGCCTGGAAGGAGCCACCGGCCACCCCGCTCCCACCTGTGCTGCCCACCCCGGACGCGGAGCTGGCCCTCCCCGCGCCAAAGGTGCTGGAGGGGATCCCAGAGCGCGAGTTTTTTGTGAAGTGGGCAGGCCTCTCCTACTGGCACTGCTCCTGGGTCAAGGAGCTGCAG ctggagctctACCACACCGTGATGTACCGCAACTACCAACGGAAGAACGACATGGATGAGCCACCGGCCTTTGACTACGGCTCTGGGGACGAGGACAGCCAGAGGGAGAAGCGGAAGAACAAAGACCCGCAGTACGCCAAGATGGAGGAGCGGTTCTACCGTTACGGCATCAAGCCTGAGTGGATGATGATCCACCGCATCCTGAACCACAG CTTTGATAAAAAGGGAGACATCCATTACCTGATCAAGTGGAAAGACCTGCCCTATGACCAGTGCACCTGGGAGATCGACGAGATAGACATCCCGTACTATGAAAACCTCAAACTCCTCTACTGGAACCACAG GGAGCTGATGCTGGGGGAGGACACGCGCCCTCTGAAGAAGCtgaacaagaaaggaaaaaagctgaaagaggagaagctggaaaagccTCCAGAAACGCCTCTCGTGGAT CCTACGGTGAAGTTTGACAAGCAGCCGTGGTACATCGATGCCACGGGAGGCACGCTCCATCCTTACCAGCTCGAAGGGCTAAACTGGCTGAGATTTTCCTGGGCCCAAGGAACGGATACTATCCTGGCTGATGAGATGGGACTGGGGAAGACTGTGCAGACTATTGTGTTCTTGTATTCCCTGTACAAGGAG GGCCACTCGAAAGGGCCGTATCTGGTCAGCGCCCCTCTCTCCACCATCATCAACTGGGAGCGCGAGTTTGAGATGTGGGCACCCGACTTCTACGTCGTGACCTACACGGGCGACAAAGAAAGCCGGTCGGTCATCCgggaaaatgaattttcttttgaagacaaCGCCATCCGGAGTGGAAAGAAGGTCTTCCGGATGAAG AAGGAAGCGCAGATCAAATTCCATGTCCTGCTCACCTCCTACGAGCTGATCACTATTGACCAGGCGGTGCTGGGCTCCATCGAGTGGGCCTGTCTGGTGGTGGATGAAGCGCACAGGCTGAAGAACAACCAGTCCAAA ttcttTAGAGTATTAAATAGCTACAAGATCGATTACAAGCTGCTGCTCACCGGCACTCCACTCCAGAACAACTTGGAAGAGCTCTTCCACCTGCTCAATTTCCTGACTCCTGAGAGGTTTAA TAACCTGGAGGGATTCCTGGAGGAGTTTGCAGACATCTCCAAGGAGGACCAGATCAAAAAGCTCCATGATCTGCTGGGTCCCCACATGCTGCGGCGGCTCAAGGCAGATGTGTTCAAGAACATGCCGGCCAAGACAGAGCTGATCGTGAGAGTGGAGCTGAGCCAGATGCAGAA GAAGTACTACAAGTTCATACTGACGAGGAATTTCGAAGCCCTGAATTCGAAAGGTGGTGGGAACCAGGTCTCGCTGCTCAACATCATGATGGACCTGAAGAAGTGCTGTAATCACCCGTACCTCTTCCCTGTGGCAGCAGTG GAGGCCCCGGTTCTGCCCAATGGATCCTACGATGGGAATTCTTTGGTCAAATCTTCTGGGAAACTGATGCTGCTCCAAAAGATGCTGAAGAAGTTACGGGATGGGGGTCACAGAGTTCTCATCTTCTCCCAG ATGACGAAGATGCTGGACTTGCTGGAGGACTTCCTGGAGTACGAAGGCTACAAGTACGAGCGGATAGATGGGGGCATCACCGGCGGCCTGCGCCAGGAGGCCATAGACAGGTTTAACG CTCCTGGTGCTCAGcagttctgctttctcctctctacCCGCGCTGGCGGTCTGGGCATAAACCTTGCTACGGCCGACACAGTCATTATTTATGATTCTGACTGGAATCCCCACAATGACATCCAG GCTTTCAGCAGAGCTCACCGCATCGGCCAGAACAAGAAGGTGATGATCTACCGCTTTGTGACTAGAGCCTCTGTTGAAGAGCGCATCACCCAGGTGGCCAAAAGGAAGATGATGCTCACCCACCTCGTGGTCCGCCCGGGGCTCGGCTCCAAGTCAGGCTCCATGACCAAGCAAGAGCTGGATGACATCCTCAAGTTTGGGACAGAAGAGCTCTTCAAGGATGATGTGGAAG GCATGGTGTCTCAGGGACAGCGGATCACCATGCCGGATGCTGTCACCCCTTTCTCTGACACGCTGTCAACCAAAGGGGGTGCAGTGACTCCtggcatgaaaaaaaagcaCGGTGGCACCCCACCAG GTGACAATAAGGATGTGGATGACAGCAGCGTGATCCACTATGATGACGCTGCCATCTCTAAGCTTCTGGACCGAAACCAGGATGCAACTGATGACACGGAGCTCCAGAACATGAACGAGTATCTCAGCTCCTTTAAAGTGGCCCAGTATGTTGTGAGAGAAGAGGATGGTGTG gaggaggtggaacGTGAGATCATCAAGCAAGAGGAGAACGTGGACCCTGACtactgggagaagctgctgcgGCACCACtatgagcagcagcaggaagatcTGGCCAGGAActtggggaaagggaagagaatcCGCAAGCAGGTCAACTACAATGACGCCTCGCAGGAGGACCAAG AGTGGCAGGATGAGCTCTCTGACAACCAGTCGGAGTACTCCATTGGCTctgaggatgaggatgaagaCTTTGAAGAGAGGCCAGAAGGTCAGA GTGGCAGAAGACAATCCCGGAGGCAGCTGAAGAGTGACCGGGATAAGCCTCTCCCTCCTTTGCTGGCAAGAGTTGGGGGAAATATCGAG gtTCTCGGCTTCAACGCCCGCCAGCGCAAGGCTTTCCTGAATGCCATCATGCGCTGGGGCATGCCGCCCCAGGATGCCTTCAACTCTCACTGGCTGGTCCGGGATCTGCGAGGGAAGAGCGAGAAGGAGTTCAG GGCGTATGTCTCTCTCTTCATGAGACATTTGTGCGAACCTGGGGCAGACGGTGCTGAAACCTTTGCGGATGGCGTTCCCCGGGAAGGGCTGTCGCGCCAGCACGTACTGACTCGGATAGGAGTCATGTCACTAGTAAGGAAGAAG GTCCAGGAGTTTGAGCATGTCAATGGGAAGTACAGCACTCCAGATCTGATCCTCGAGGGCCCAGAGAGCAAGAAGTCCAGCGAGATTGTGTCCTCGGGTCCCAACACCCCCATCCCGGCCAGCCCAGCACATATGCACACGGGATCTGTGGCCCTTGCAG ACAAAATAGAAACCCAACTCGGGttccaggaggaaaaggagcaaGTGGAGCAGAAGTCCAGGAAAGTGTCCGACAGCCAG GTGCCTGTGAGCGCCGAGAAGGCAGAAAGCGAAGAGCACACAGAAAGCTGCGATAGCAAGGAGAAGCCGAGGGTGGAGAAGCAAGAGGAGAGTGAAAAGACTGAGCCTTCTCCTGAGCCCCTGGTGAAAG ATGAGGGCATTCAAGAGAAGGAGAAGCCTTTGGAGAAGCCGGAGTTGAACAGCAGCCCAGGGAAAGGGGAGGACAAAGAAGTCAAACCAG CAGAGGACGCCAAGGCGGAGGAGAAGGAGCAAAGCGAGGCTCAGCAAAACGgtgacagagaggaagaggaggatggaaAGAAGGATGACAGAAACATGAACTTCCGATTCATGTTCAACATCGCTGACGGCGGCTTTACAG AGCTGCACACACTGTGGCAGAACGAGGAGAGGGCTGCCATCTCCTCTGGCAAGATCTACGACATCTGGCACCGCCGACATGACTACTGGCTGTTGGCAGGAATTGTCAC TCATGGCTATGCCCGCTGGCAGGACATCCAGAACGACCCACGCTACGTGATCCTGAATGAGCCGTTCAAGTCGGAGATACATAAGGGGAACTACCTCGAGATGAAGAACAAGTTCCTTGCCCGGCGGTTCAAG TTGCTGGAGCAGGCCCTGGTGATCGAGGAGCAGCTGCGGAGGGCTGCGTACCTCAACATGACCCAAGACCCCAGTCACCCGGCCATGGCATTGAACGCCCGTCTGGCTGAAGTGGAGTGCCTTGCCGAGAGCCACCAGCATCTCTCCAAAGAGTCCCTGGCTGGGAACAAGCCCGCGAATGCCGTCCTGCACAAGG TGCTGAACCAGCTCGAGGAGCTGCTGAGTGACATGAAGGCCGACGTGACGCGCCTGCCGTCCATGCTGTCCCGCATCCCGCCTGTGGCCGCCCGGCTGCAGATGTCTGAGCGGAGCATCCTCAGCCGCCTGGCCACCCGTGGGGGGGACCCTGCCGTCCAGCAG GGCTCCTTCGGCTCCTCCCAGATCTACAACAACAACTTTGGGCCAAATTTCCGAGGTCCTGGGCCGGGCGGGATTGTCAATTACAGCCAGATGCCTCTGGGACCGTACGTGACCG ATATTTAG